CACAAGGGACAAAACTAGTGCGTGGGAGTCCTTTAAAAAAACTGGTAATAGAAAACTTTGATGAAGAACAGATCTGGCAACAAATAGAGCTACAGAATAATGCAGTTCTAGACTACTTCAAGAAAGCTGTTGCTAGAGATGTTAAAGACAAAGATCTCTACCTTTTCCCAGCCCAAGAAGAGGATGACTTTGAGGCAGACACTAGCAGTGATAAGCAAGTGGAACAAGAAGATGGCATGGAAGCTGAACCTGCCTGTATTGAAGATGAAAGTGAGGCTAAAGAAAAGCAAAGTAAATCCAAAGCAAGGAAAAGGCAGCTATGTAGTGATGAGGATTCAGATGTTGACTTTGATGTTGATGAGCTAGAGCAACAGATTCAAAAGTTGAAGAAGACTACCTGGAAAAAATCAAGAGAAAAGTCCATAGTGGATGATAAATTTTTCAGCTTGGCTGAGATGGAAGCCTTTTTGGAAGATGTAGAAAAAGAAGAAAgcaggaagaaggaggaggaggatgatgatgaggaggatgAGATTGATTATTTTGAAGATATTCTTTCTGATGAGGATGAAGAagaatctgaaaaaaataaaatcaaggtaAGGATATATGCATCCAGAATTAGAAACACTTTTGTCACAAGCCAGTATAATTTAAATTAGCTTAAAAAAACTGACATGAAATTTGAAATTGTAGTTCAAATTGGAAACAAAAtgcagacttaaaaaaaaaaagtataattaaCTATTGAAACAATTTAACACGGTTTTGGTGGGTTCTCGTTACTTTAAATCTTAAGGTCAAGATCAGATGCCGAAAGATGTGCTGTTAATTCAACCACAAATTATTGGGCTAAAAGCAGGAATTACTAGATGAAATTCTAtagcctgtattatgcaggagatcagactagatgaccataatggtcccttctggacttaaaaaTCTGTGGATCTATTAACATAATATAAATACGTGGGATCAAATAAAAAAGTCCctaccctgaagagtttacaacctACATTTGGATGGATCTTCATGCCTGTGCAGCATTTTACTGAAGTCGTTGGGACTCTTCATGATCATAGGGGTCTGCCCATGTGGATCAAATAGCTGAAGTAGGGCCCAACTTAAGATAAAACAGGTGGAGGTGGTAAACTCTGAGAGGTAGAGAGAGGAAAGGACAGGGTCCCTTGGTCACTTGGGTGAGTAGTATATGTGTTGTAAAagtttgtagattttttttcttttttttttaataaggctGTGAATAAACTTGAGCTGCTGTATTCTGGCTTGAAAATTACTTTCAGGCTTTCTTGACTAACATTGCTTGTGACAATTCCGTTCTTTCAGTATCTTATTTGTGATATAATAAGAGAAAAATAGGTGCTTCTGGAAGTGATAACACATGGCTGTAACATGCATCAGTTTATGTTGTCAGGGATTTATGAGCTACCCCACATAGCTCAGCAAATATGTGAGTTGTTAAAATCCACTGCTTTTCTGCTCCTTGGTCTCTGAGCAAATTAAAATAGAATTGACTATTAATTGACGACATTAAAAATGTCTCACTTGGACTAAGGCCACTGTCTACCAGACCAGTGGTTAAGGTTGAAATCCATTGAATTCCTATTGCAGATCTTATACTGCAGGTATATATAACATGGTCCTCATGGAAATGAAAGATTCTTAGTCAcatggggcttggctacacttgcaagttgcagcgctggtagaggctttccagcgctgcaattacaccctatccacacttgcagggcacaaccagcgctgcaactccctggctgcagcgctggccgtacacccaggtctgcttggggtataagggttgcagcgctggttctgcagcgctggtcatcaagtgtggacactcaccagcgctgttattggcctccagggtataaggagtatcccagaatgcttttaactaaattattccctttgttttgttatgcagcctctctttgttttgttgtcaattcggagccctgcagggcactgggagctgcttcaaacatagctcctgtttgctgtcattaatctgtaactactgtcaacaatgaaatgagataacccctgcaggggttgagtgtttgctttgcttgagagaaacggggggagggggcagaggggggaaagagtatgttggatgcaggttgtttgcagttaacagtaagggggtgggaaaattttctgattttgcccagtgtcggttccaaaaatccactctctctctctccccacccctgtccctgtcacactgccccacacccccctcttttgaaaagcacgttgctgccacttgaacgctgggatagctgcccataattcatcactcccaacagcgctacaaatgtggccacactgcagcgctggtagctgtgagtgtggccacacaccagcgctggccctgcacagctggatgaccagtgctgcaactaccagcgctgcagatttgtaagtgtagccatacccttagacttGTCACTTTCACTGGGTAACCTCTTATTTTCTCCTCTCTCCAGTCAGTTAAAAGTTCTAGAAATTTGAAATATAAAGATTTCTTTGACCCTATTGATGACAATGATGACCTAGCTAATGATAGTGAAAATGATCAGAATGATGAAGGTGACACggaagaggaggatgaagaaggCATATTTGATGAGTATGTACACTTGAACGATTTGTAACTGTTCTGTGGGATCTGCCAGTTATTTGAATTGTCACTGACAATGTGACACCATCtcttaaacagaaaataaaatggaaatttaGGAATCTCTTTGTCAGAGAAAATAGTATTATATTAAGGAAGGAGCAGCCTTTTAAAACTTGTAGCAAGTATTTCATTCTCTGTTAATGTGCTTGTTTTGGCTTTCAGTAGTGCCAGTGTAACATGTTCACTAACTACTTTTTGACTTAGAAAAGAGGAGTCATTAGACTGTTTTATTGTTGCCCTGTGGGATTTGAGTAAATGACTTTAACTAAATGAATTATGTATTGCTTCAACTGAGGAGGCATATCTCCACTAGATATGTAGGTCACCCAAAAGCCTACCTTTCTGGTTATGTTAGGTCTTAAGGAAAGTGCAGTAAAAGTTTTTGGGAATCTCTGAAAATGTATTATGTACAGTACCCTCCCTCTgaacttgtgtatatttaattttaaacattaactatAATACCATTTTCATATCTAGTTGCAATAATACGTGGGCAGCATTATTACCTAAAAAGGGGGAGCCTTTTACCTGTGGCTTGTATAATATATTAAACAATAAATGTCACAAGCATGTATTACTTCCATTTATGTAACGGCATTTTAACGTTTATAGGTTTGAGGAAAATAATGAAATGGACGTTATGGAGAAGAATGAGAAAGCTAAAGAAGTCTCTAAAAAAGTTACTTTTAACTTACCAGAGGACAGTGAAAAAGAAGACGATACAGATATACCAAATGAGAAGAGAACTGATCCCACTGGAATAAAATCTTCTTTTGAAAAAAGGCAGGAAAAGGTAACTAAGATGTTCTAGTATCCCTTCATAAGCAATTGATTTGAAGTTTTCTGCTTAAACTTGAGCCAAAGGCATGTATGTTACTAATAAGTTGATTGTATTTGTAAATATCAAGTTGTCTGAAAGCTTCAGAAAATTTTTAGAGGAAAATATGATAAAATAGTGGCATATTTACAGAAAGATAAGGCAAAAGGTGTGTAAAGAATCTAGAAATACCTGGAGTAATTATTCATATTCTTTACTCTAACTTGATTTCCCTTTGTTTGTTGCTAAACAAGTGcatttaactttttaatttttttcaacgTTCAAAAAATTTTATCTTTCAGATGCATGAAAAAATTAAATCTCTAGAAAAGAAGTTGTTGGAGGAAAAACCTTGGCAGCTTACAGGAGAAGTGACTGGACAAAAACGACCTGAAAACAGCCTTTTGGAGGAATCTTTGCTCTTTGACCATGCAGTCAGAATGGGTAAATACTGTTATGCTAAATTTCAGACATTATGTTAAgtaatttgtttgttttactgGTGAGGGTGGTGCACAAATGCTGTCTGTattaacaaccccctcccccccgttctCCCTCCACCATCCTTTTAAACTTGCCAAACATTGCCCAAACTGTGCCTAAACTAGAATATTTATAGGGCCATATTTTACCACATAGAAATTGTATTGCCTCACCCATTTGTTGAACTTTCAGATGTGAACTAAGCTTTATCAAATGAGAATGACCCGTTGTTTGTGTCCACTTATTTATAGGGCAAACACAACTTGGTTATCTTTCTCAAACTTTCATGCTATGCAAGTTTTCCTGAGGAAATAAACCTACTAGCCTGCCTAGTCATCTTCATTCCAGGCCAATATGGCTCTCTAAAGTATATAATCTAGCATTTTTGTcagtcttttgtttttgtttatagaACAAGCGGTACCAGTTAAAATCAATGCAAAAATAATATCTCCAGAACTGTTAATCTCCTTTTCATTTAATGAATGATTTAGTTTCTAAATACTTTAAACTTGGTGTTTTTTTGCCCTCTTAGCTCCTGTGATCACAGAGGAAACCACCTTTCAGCTTGAAGATATTATCAAACAGAGGATAAAAGATCAGGTTAATAAAATTTGCCTTCACCTCTTTGCTTTAGTTGGAAGCTTAAATATTTCAACAAAATCAAACCCTAAACACTGTCTGGTATATTCAAATGTACTTGTATTAACTTGGAGTTTTGGGGGCACAGGAATGAATTCCAAGCATGAGTTTAAGGTCCTTAGTTTTTTAGGTGTCAGTTTGTCTCCTGAGCATTTCCAGAAGAAATAAAATATCTGAATATTGCTTTTGCTTAATGCTGATAGTGTATTCTTAATGATTCCATTCTGTATCCTTTTGGGCGCTATAACTAAGCAGCGTATttgtcacggattccatgactttccgtgttttctgcagcagccagtgtggttAGCTCTGGGGCAGCCCAAGCAGATCAGGCAGCCCTGGAGACAGCCGCGCTGGCGCTGCTGGAGCAGTCTCAGGCCACTGTGTGCGCCCCCTGGCAGCAGTTTGTGGGGGGGgccctcagggctggggcagggggttggggtgcagggcagcacttaccttggggggaggaggggctcccCAGAAACAGCCACCAGCCTCCCCGGCACCAGCGGTGCCCCCGGGCTGCCACCTCCAGAGCAccccagcccaagttgtaatttaattaattatatagtaaaaatcatggacagctcatgggccatgaatttttgtttactgcctgtgacttgtccatgacttttactaaaaatacccgtgactaaaacatagccttagctATAACATATCTCGGTTAGATATATAATTAAAATTACCCTCCCAGTTTACAGATTCAACTATAAAAGGACTAATTTGAGTTGTGTGCATGGAATTTATATAATGGATATGCAGATCTCTATTTAATAATCTCTACTCAGAATATTGACCAagaataatttttttcaaaatatatttaacagATCCGGTGGGTAAATAAGTATAGTATAatagaattttttaattttaattgcacAGAAAGCATATTGCTGTTACTAATTTATACCAAAAGTACTTTCAAAATTTTATTCTTGGTTGTTAATTAGTATACCATCTTTGGTTGCATCAGTGCAAAAAAAGACTGGTGAACAGATGAGGGTGTCTATCCTTCAGTCTTGTTTAACAGGGTGTGAGCTTTTTTGGACTAAATACAATTCCTTAAAAGATACTATCTTAACTATAGTGTGGTGTTGGCAATTACTGAATCTGCTGAAGTTGTGGCAAAATAAAAGGTAGCACCCATTGTATAATAAATTGCCCTTTGCTGTTGGGTTCAATGCAATGTTGGAAAATCAAGTTAATGTGCTAGCTGAAACAATAAATGAGATGTCTGATAGAATATGATGTATAAAAATGGTCTATTAAAGCTTATTTGACGCAATTGTATCTTAACTATTTTATGGTTTTG
The nucleotide sequence above comes from Mauremys reevesii isolate NIE-2019 linkage group 10, ASM1616193v1, whole genome shotgun sequence. Encoded proteins:
- the MPHOSPH10 gene encoding U3 small nucleolar ribonucleoprotein protein MPP10, which encodes MAAPSRRLETSLAVLGAAAAQPERFLSVQDGLAADFSSLTKTLYDLHKAQGTKLVRGSPLKKLVIENFDEEQIWQQIELQNNAVLDYFKKAVARDVKDKDLYLFPAQEEDDFEADTSSDKQVEQEDGMEAEPACIEDESEAKEKQSKSKARKRQLCSDEDSDVDFDVDELEQQIQKLKKTTWKKSREKSIVDDKFFSLAEMEAFLEDVEKEESRKKEEEDDDEEDEIDYFEDILSDEDEEESEKNKIKSVKSSRNLKYKDFFDPIDDNDDLANDSENDQNDEGDTEEEDEEGIFDEFEENNEMDVMEKNEKAKEVSKKVTFNLPEDSEKEDDTDIPNEKRTDPTGIKSSFEKRQEKMHEKIKSLEKKLLEEKPWQLTGEVTGQKRPENSLLEESLLFDHAVRMAPVITEETTFQLEDIIKQRIKDQAWDDVIRKEKPKEDAFEYKKRLTLDHEKSKLSLAEIYEQEYLTLNQQKTEEEENPEHVEIQKMMDSLFLKLDALSNFHFTPKAPVPEVKIVSNLPAIIMEEVAPVSVSDAALLAPEEIKEKSKAGDVKTDAEKTTTDKKRERRKKKLHRRMKLREKKKRQKLLKKTKPEQGTQLSKQAVAAKVKKLTKEGKTTLLKDEGKDRALKSSQAFFSQLQDQVKMQIKGAKKIHKTQQEISAKKLKL